DNA sequence from the Streptomyces sp. NBC_01497 genome:
GGGCGCGCGGGGGTCTCGCCGATGGCGTTGCCCGCTTCGTCGATCCGGGCACAGAGGCCGAGTCCGGTCATGACGCCGGTCAGATGGCGCGCGATCCTGTGCTCCTCGCCGGAGGGCGAGGGGATGTCCAGCATGGACCGCAGCATGTCCACGGCCTCGTCGGGGTCCGTGCCGAGGAGCGCCGGGGCCGGCTCCGTGGACGGGGAGATGTCGGTGGTCATCGGTTGCTCCCGTCGCTGTGCGCTCGGGTACGGGTTTCCCGCGCCGGTTCGGGGCGCCCGTCGGAGCCCGGTTCCGGTGCGAGATGCACCGTCGTACCGGCTCCGTCGAGCGCGTCGCCGACCGGCCGCTCGCCCCTGCCGTCGGCCACGGTCACCTCGTCGACTCCTCCGGTCAGTGCCTCGCGCGCCGCCACGAGCTTGATCGCCATGCCGCCCTTGGCGAACTTCCCCGGCCGGCCTGCCGCGTTGACGTCGTAGTCGGTCAGCACGCTGTCCTCGTCGTGCGGATCGGCGAGCACACCGGAGGCGCCGGTGAGCAGCACCAGCCGGTCGGCGCCGAGAGCGGCGGCGAGCGCCGCGGCGACCCGGTCGGCGTCGGCGTTGACGGTCACGCCCTGTTCGTCCACCGCGGGGGGTGAGACGACGGGCACGTAGCCCTGCGTGAGCAGCGCCGAGACGAGTTCGCCGCGTACCGCCTGGATACGCCCGCTGCGGTCGTCACGCACGACCACGGTGCGGCCGTCGACCACCGCCTTCTGCCCGGTCCTGCGGCGGGTGCGTATCAGGCTGCCGTCCACGCCGGTCAGGCCGACCGCCTCGACGCCGTTGCGGATGAGTTCGCTGACGAGCCTGGGTTTGACCGAGCCGGCCAGTGCGAGCGTCACCACTTCCAGGGTGGCATCGTCGGTCCGGCGTGTGGAGACGCCGTCCGGCGAGACGAGGCGGCGCTGCGGTACGCCGAGTTCGTCGGCGAGCCGGTCGATCTCGGCGGAGCCGCCGTGCACCAGCACGAGGCGGTGGCCGGCGCGGACCAGTTCGGCGACGTCCGCGCACACGCTGTCGGCGTCCACTTCGCTGTTGCCCCCGCACTTGACGACGAGCAGCTTCGACGCGTCGTCCGAGCCGCTCCTGTCCTGTGCCTCCTCCTCGTCCTCGGGCTCCTTCTCCGGTTCGTCCGGTGAGATGTGCCGCCACGTACCCCGCGGATTCCCGTGTGTGGTTCCCGGCACGTCCGTGCCACTGATCGTGGTCATGTCCCTCTCCCAGTTCACGTCCTTGTGTCCTTCGGAAGGTGTGTCCGGCGGATGTGCGCGCCGGACGGCGCCGTGTCCGCCCGGGCGGTCCGGCTCACACCGGGTGCAGCCCCGGGAAGCCAAGCCCGTGGTTCTCGGGCCAGCCCATCCGCAGGTTGAGGCACTGCACGGCGTTGCCCGCGCCGCCCTTGACGAGGTTGTCCAGCGCGGCGGCGGCGACCAGCCGGCCCGAGCCGGGGTCGAAGGCGTGCCCGACGTCGCAGAAGTTGGAACCGAGCAGGATCTTGGGTTCCGGATAGCGATAGGTGCCCCGCTTGTGGGCCACCAGCCGTACGAACGGCTCGTCGGCGTACGCCTCGCGGTACGCGGCCCGTACCGCCTTCTCCTCGGTGCCCTCGCGGAGGGTGGTGTGGCACAGGACCTGCACGCCCCGCACCGCCTCCACTCCGGTCGCCGTCATATGGGCGTCAAGACCCGTGTGCTGAGTCACCTCTGCCTCATGACGATGCGTCAGCGGCGCGAACAGCCGCATGGCGCCGCTGCGTTCGGCGTGGAGATTGGCGTTCCCGGCGCCGGTGCCGGACCCGCTGGATCCGGTACGGCCGTCCACCAGTACGGACGACTCGGCCAGTTTCGCCTGGGCGAGCGGGTGCAGTGCGAGGATCGCGGCGTTGGCCATGCAGCCGGGGACGCTGATCATGCGCGCGGTGCGCAGCCGCTCCCGGTGCAGCTCGGGGATGCCGGGGACGAAGTCGTCGAGCAGGCCGGGCGCCTCGTGGGCGAGACCGTAGTGACGCTCGTAGACGTCGCCGTCGCGCAGCCGGAAGTCGCCCGACAGGTCGATCAAGGTGTCCGCGCGCCCGGCCCAGGTGCGCACCAGTTCCATCGTGGAGCGGTGCGGTGTGGCCAGGAGGACCACGTCGCAGTCGGCCGCCCGCTCGGCGTCGCAGAAGGTGAGGTCGGTGACCGAGCGGAGATTGGGATGCACACTGTCAACGCGTTTGCCCGGGAAGCGCGAGGACACCGC
Encoded proteins:
- a CDS encoding [LysW]-aminoadipate kinase — protein: MTTISGTDVPGTTHGNPRGTWRHISPDEPEKEPEDEEEAQDRSGSDDASKLLVVKCGGNSEVDADSVCADVAELVRAGHRLVLVHGGSAEIDRLADELGVPQRRLVSPDGVSTRRTDDATLEVVTLALAGSVKPRLVSELIRNGVEAVGLTGVDGSLIRTRRRTGQKAVVDGRTVVVRDDRSGRIQAVRGELVSALLTQGYVPVVSPPAVDEQGVTVNADADRVAAALAAALGADRLVLLTGASGVLADPHDEDSVLTDYDVNAAGRPGKFAKGGMAIKLVAAREALTGGVDEVTVADGRGERPVGDALDGAGTTVHLAPEPGSDGRPEPARETRTRAHSDGSNR
- the argC gene encoding N-acetyl-gamma-glutamyl-phosphate reductase; protein product: MIRAAVFGAAGYIGGELLRLLLGHPETEVAAAVSSRFPGKRVDSVHPNLRSVTDLTFCDAERAADCDVVLLATPHRSTMELVRTWAGRADTLIDLSGDFRLRDGDVYERHYGLAHEAPGLLDDFVPGIPELHRERLRTARMISVPGCMANAAILALHPLAQAKLAESSVLVDGRTGSSGSGTGAGNANLHAERSGAMRLFAPLTHRHEAEVTQHTGLDAHMTATGVEAVRGVQVLCHTTLREGTEEKAVRAAYREAYADEPFVRLVAHKRGTYRYPEPKILLGSNFCDVGHAFDPGSGRLVAAAALDNLVKGGAGNAVQCLNLRMGWPENHGLGFPGLHPV